The following nucleotide sequence is from Arvicola amphibius chromosome 1, mArvAmp1.2, whole genome shotgun sequence.
acagtttaatagaaatgggttaaattaagatgtaagagctagccaataagaagctagagctaataggccaagcagtgatttaattaatacagtttctgcggttatttcaggagtctgggcagccgggaaatgaacaagcagcctcccccagcaGTGCCGGGTCTGTTGCTGGCAGTTTTCATTAACTTGACAGAAacaagtcacctgggaagaacaAGCTGCCCATCACTTGAAGGACTATCTCCATCAGCCTGTTCTTGGCTGCCTGTCTGGGGAGTAtgttcttgattgatggttgattgatgtgggaagggccCAGCTCTATGCGGGCAGTGCTGCccttaggcaggtggtcctgagtggtATGAGAAAGGTTGAACAAGCCGttgtgagcaagccagtaagcggcatTCTtacgtggtctctgcttcagttcctgcctatGGGTTACTAGCTTGAGCCCTTGCCTTGACGTCCTTAAATGActgactgtaacctgtaagccaaataaacacctTCCTGGCCGAGCTGCTTTTAGtctgtgttttaccacagcaaagGAGGAGCAAACTAGGGCAACTGTAAACCTCactacttgggaggttgaggcaggaagatggcaaacCCAAGGCCtctctgggctacagaatgagttcaggaccagcccaGGCATCTCAGTGAGCCCTTTTTTCCCAAATGATAAGTAAGGCTAGTGATGTAACTTAGTTGATAAAGTGTTTATTGAGCATGCACGAAGCCCcgggtttgatctccagtaccacataagccaggcatggtgccaaATGCATGCCATTGCAGCACtacggaggcagaagcaggaggatcaagagttcaagaccagcctgggcaatatgagactgtctcaaaaataaaataaaagaggctagtgagatggcccagtgggtaaagacTTGCCACCCAGTCTGCTGTCCACAGAGTGGGAAGAGAAAATCAACCCCCACTTGTCCTCCAGCTGGATCTCTTTACCCTTTCGCTCCCCACTGCCTGGGACTCTGTTCGTCTCTGGGCTTTGCCATCCATCGCCTGTGTGTCCAGCACCCCTCCTATTAGAGCACAAGAAGGAGCCCTTACCCTGGAATTCCAGATCCGAGTTGCTGCCCACTCGCTGTTTCCTTTGGAATACTGAGTCAGCTCAAACTTCACGTGTCCAGACTCAAACTCCCAATCCTCCCTGGAAACCGGCCCCACCTGGAACCTTTTCAGCAAATGGCACCTCCACTCTTTCAGTTGCTCAAGCCTCAGGGACCCCTGGCCACCTGTCTTCCTGCCCAAACCACATCCAAACCCACCTGCAGGTCCTGCCATCTCTACCTGCCCCTCCCttaacaaaaagcaacaacaaaaaaccccaccaaattCCAATCGCTTCTCACCTCTCCCAATCCACTATTATCAATCACTTAGCTTCTCCCTGCTGCTTTGGAACTCTGTCTCCCTTGCCCCCCACTGTCTGTTCTtaacacagcagcagaagcaatcTTGTTAAAACCTGCCTTCCCATCCCGGCACACTGCTGTCCTAACCTCACAATGGGGTACCACCTCACTGGGGGCAAATCTGAAGCCCTTCCAGTCAAGCCCTGCATGATCTGCTCTCCACGCAGGCCCTGCCACCTCTCTGGTCTCTACTCAGTATTCTAGCCTCTAACACCCTCCTCCGCCCCACTCCCCGTCTTCTCTAACCTGTATTCTAGCCACACCGCTCTTTCCTAGTCCCCTCTATTTTTTGAGCTAGGTGTTCTTCTACCTGGGCGCCCCTCCCCCATCCGAGAGCCTCGCCCCAACAGGTGTCTGTTCAAACACGAAGTCATCAGCGAGGCCTTCTTTGATCGTGCTGTTTACGCCAGTCACCGCCCTTCACACTGCTTTCCGTCTCTGAAATTGTGTCTGATACTCTGTCCTGTTAGCTGTgccccctcctgcctccctctagAAGCTGAGCACGTAACAATGGGGATTTtcggggttttttgttttttcctgcccTATCCTCTCTGCCCAGAATAGTCAGGCATATAACAGGCACtctgcaaatatttattgaccgAATGAATGGCATTAGGGTGAGACCTATGAGCTCTCCACAGGCAGCCTGGGCCTGGAAATGCTCTAACTTTGACTCTGGCTTGCTGAGTTACGGGCTGTCCACTTGGAGAGCGGAGAAGGTCCTTTGCCGCAGGAGCATTCTAGAATGTGTGATGTTCGTGTTGCTGTGGGTGGAGAGCGTGCTCGTACCTTCCTTCCAGTCAAGACCTGGGTTGGGTCTTTGGTGGTTTTGAAATGAAAAGCAGGTTTCGGGATTGGACCTGGCGTGACTCTGGGAAGCCCAGGTCCAGCCCTGTCTGCTGGGTAGAGGCCTGACCACTCAGCTGGGCTTCCCCTGTGGGAGCTGTCCTTGTGAGGGTCTCCTGGGAGGCACTAAGGACACTATGCCTGAGGGCACATGGAGGAGCATGTTCAAGGCTAGGGGGCGACAACAATGAGGCCGAAGCCAGCCCAGGATACAGGAAACCCCGTTTAACAACAATGCACATGTGAAAAAGAAGACTCAAGGCAGACCCTGTGTAGGGTGGAACGGAGAGGTCTTCTGTGGAGCTAACCTGGCCTCACACAGCCCTCAGGCAGGATGGTTAAGCCTCCACACAGAACTCCACCATTCCTACAGCTGACCCGGGGACAGAGTGGGCTGCCTTTCGGCTGAGCACAGCCCagtcctcctcccctttctgggCCTTGCCACAGCACCCTGCTTGTTTCCCCCCAAATAAATGGCTGAGCCTATTGGGCTAGCAATAACCCCTTGAAATCAGTTGCTATCACAGTTAACAACCAGTTTGGCTTCAGTTCAGGCTGTTAACTATCAAACCACTAAGTGTGGTAATGATTGATTCTTGGCCAGTTGCAGCTTGAGTGGGCTGTAAAACCCCATTAGTGAGGGCTCTGTGGAGGCAGCAACTCAAAGATAAACAAATTGCTGGGTGCTCCAGCCTGGTTTCAGCCTACGGCTCTGTGCTCAGCTCCCATGGGTCCCTGGCCTGGGGAAAAGCTTCAGGCAGCCTTGGCAGATTCCCACCCTCCTGCCCGCCTGCCTCTCCCGTCTCTGGGCAGGGCTGGCCCTCTAAGTGCTCACCTCTTCTACCTAGATGCCAACAAAGTTCGGTTCCCGCGGTACCTCCGAAGACTCAGGTGCTCCTAGGTCAGAGGCTTGAGGTTTAGCTTTGGCCTCACCGCCGACCACCCTTGGCCCAGCCAGGCCTCACTTTGTAGCCAGGATCACAGGCGGAGAGCCTGACATTCCATCACCCCCCTagacaccctcccaccccatgtCTTTCCCCAGGAATTGCtctcaaacaaatgaaatgtGGGTAATTACTGGGCTGGGGGCTGGACAGGCGACCGTGCAGATGAAAGCGTTTCCCGGACGCTCTCTTCATTTGCATGGCATCAGAAGCTGCTCAGAAGGTGTGACTTTTCCCACAGTGAGACCCCAGCTCCTCGCACAATAAAGCCAGGCTGCTCACCCAGAATTAattaaagggggaggggagcagaggacggggcaccaggagctggggagctggaagAGCTAACTGGAGCCCCTTCCCTATGCCCCCCAGTGTCTATACACCCCAACAACCATACTCTATCCAGAGGCCCTCACTCTTTCCAGCAGACCTTGGGATGAGGTCAGCAGGGACcgaggaccccccccccaacttctgTTTCAGGCTTTCCACTGAGCCGTGGCAATCCTGATCCACCTAGAAAGACTGAGCCTGGGTCTTGGGCTACAACCCTGGAATGCCCCCATGGTTAGGAAGCCTTTGGTTGCCCCAATCCATGCCAAGTGAGGTGCCAAAAAGAGGCCTATAGGGAAGAAGTTTCTAGACTGTCCCAGTAGCTGGGCTGTAGGAACAGCCAGGATGGAAGGCCTGAGTTGTGCAGAGTGGGCTGGCTCTGGGTACAGGAGTCCCGCTTCTGAGCCTCCTTTGGTATGGCATGACACTCATCCCAAAAGCCtccctcctgcctagctcttcTCCCTGAAGACCCAGGCCCTCAGGTCGGCTTCTTCCTGAACAACTGTGCATTAGGCTTTTCAGCACCTTCTCTTCACAGCTCTGGCCTGGATCACCCAAAGTTAACTTTGTTCCATGTCACGATTACCAACACCAGCCGTGGCTACTGCCAACCCAAGCCAACCCaacctcccaccaccaccaccaccaccaccaaaacaccTTGGACATTGGACGCTGTTCTAGTTCAGTTTTGGGGAGTCAGGTTCTATAGACTTTAACAGCTTTACAGTCTCTGACTACACAAACAGCCAAAGGGGTTCATCACCCCAACCACAGAGGGCTCCAGCCTATTCTTCATTTTGGCCCTGGGCTTGGAAAGAGTTAGCAGAGCAAGGGGGGGTCCCCATTTGAAAGCTCCAAGGACAACTGAGAATCTTTCCACTTTTCCCTCcctgttctgtctttcccttctAGGGGATTAAAGGGGAAAACTGGCAAACAGGAGGGGGGCCTTAGACAGAGGGTGGCCTTGGACCTGCCATTGGGACAGAACCTGGGAAGGGGCTATCCCTGGCGGGACTCACTCTCCAGCACACATTTCTAATATGCAAGTTAAATAAACATTTCCGTCATTTAATAGTAATTAGTACACAGCTACCCCCACTGACACCCACCCCTAAGGGACTGAGACCTAGGCCAAACCTTTTGCTCCCTGCCCCTGCCTGGGGCACAGAgtggccctggctggtctggcCAGGTGCCCTGCCAGTGCTGGGACCTCAGGAGAACGTCTGCCAGACTAGAGAGCCCTCCACCCACCCTAGGGAGGCCCACGGGAACCCAGCCTCAGGTCACCACCGGGCTTTCCTGAGAGCTAAGAAGACAGACACCACAGCCAGTGGAATACAAAAATAGAGCctctcttttgttaaaaaaaaaaaaaaaacaaaacaaaacaaaaaaaaaacaaaaacaaaaacaaaaaacccaacagcaAACAATATCCACAACTAGAAGGctgctccccagctcctccccttcACAGTGCCGCGACCGCGATCTCTCGCTGGAGTCCGCAGCGGGGCGGCGCGGGGAGGGGCCGGGAGGACGCCTATCGGGGCTCCGGGGCCCAAGTCCTCTGGCTGCCCCGCAGGCTGCGCGTGAAGGGCGGGTAGTTGAGGAACTCGAAGCGGAGACTCTGCTCGGTGGTGTGGTGGCCCCGCGGCAGCCGCTTCATGAAGTGCACCTCGCGCTGGTGCTGGCGCGTCTTGGAGCCCTTGCGGGGCCGGCCCTTGCGGGTAAAGGCCATGTACCAGCCCTCGTACTTGGCGTTCTGCAGCGCAGTGTAGTTGTTCTCCAGCACGATCTCGGTGAACACGCAGTCCTTGCCTTTGCCGTTGCTCTGCAGGTAGTTGTGGGGGCAGACGTGATGTTACGGAGCCTCCCTCCATGTGAGACAGAGGGCCAGCGGCCCCAGACAGCAGGTGGGCACCCCAGCAGATGGCGAGGGGAGCCCGAGCCCAGCCCCACCCCCTACCCGGGCACCCGCTCTCTAATCCCTCACAACCCGCAGCCCACCCGGCAACTTCCTGTCCTCCTGGGCAGCAGTGACACATGGCTGTCTACGGAGGGGCTGGGCCCGAAGCTGAGGGGCCCAAAGCCTGCCTGTTCTGGCCTACTGCCCATCAGTCTGGCCTGGGCTGCTCGCGCGCGTTTCTCCACCTGCCCCCCTCAGCATCTCCGGACTCAGGATCAGCCCCCAGGACAGCAACCCTATGCGGGGGAGGGGAAGCCTGGGAGGGGACTCTGGAGGCCCAAACCCTGAAGCCGAGGAGCTGGGAtcttgaggctggagaggagCCGTGACTAATGGGGCCATTTCAGAGCTAGGCCGAGGGGCTGGGCCTGCGGCTTACTGAACATTCCAAATGCTGGTACCATGTAATTGGACATAATAGCAAAGCAATTTGGCGATTTGTTAAAAAGATATATGGAATTTGCCATCACCACCCCCAACCCTTTTCCCGGCCTTCCTCCTTATCTTCATAGGTTCTCTCTCTGGCATCTCACCCTCTTACTCCTAATCATCTAATCATTGGACAGACCCTATGGGAACCAAGGTACCATGCATATCCACCACGCTGTTGAGATTAAAATATACTAGAGAGGTTCAGTGGGTCCACACCACGTCCGCAAGCCCCACTTCCCTTCTGGAACCTCACCTTGGCAATGAGCTTCCCCTTCTTGTTCATGCAGATATAGAGTCCCGTCTCAGCTCCACGGACTCGAACTCTGCTCCCAAAAGTGTCAGTTTCCACAATGAGCTTTGCTGTCAGGGAAGTCATGTGAT
It contains:
- the Fgf8 gene encoding fibroblast growth factor 8 isoform X4, with translation MGSPRSALSCLLLHLLVLCLQAQEGPGGGPALGREPASLLRAGREPQGVSQQVTVQSSPNFTQHVREQSLVTDQLSRRLIRTYQLYSRTSGKHVQVLANKRINAMAEDGDPFAKLIVETDTFGSRVRVRGAETGLYICMNKKGKLIAKSNGKGKDCVFTEIVLENNYTALQNAKYEGWYMAFTRKGRPRKGSKTRQHQREVHFMKRLPRGHHTTEQSLRFEFLNYPPFTRSLRGSQRTWAPEPR
- the Fgf8 gene encoding fibroblast growth factor 8 isoform X7; the protein is MGSPRSALSCLLLHLLVLCLQAQHVREQSLVTDQLSRRLIRTYQLYSRTSGKHVQVLANKRINAMAEDGDPFAKLIVETDTFGSRVRVRGAETGLYICMNKKGKLIAKSNGKGKDCVFTEIVLENNYTALQNAKYEGWYMAFTRKGRPRKGSKTRQHQREVHFMKRLPRGHHTTEQSLRFEFLNYPPFTRSLRGSQRTWAPEPR
- the Fgf8 gene encoding fibroblast growth factor 8 isoform X5, which codes for MGSPRSALSCLLLHLLVLCLQAQEGPGGGPALGREPASLLRAGREPQGVSQQHVREQSLVTDQLSRRLIRTYQLYSRTSGKHVQVLANKRINAMAEDGDPFAKLIVETDTFGSRVRVRGAETGLYICMNKKGKLIAKSNGKGKDCVFTEIVLENNYTALQNAKYEGWYMAFTRKGRPRKGSKTRQHQREVHFMKRLPRGHHTTEQSLRFEFLNYPPFTRSLRGSQRTWAPEPR
- the Fgf8 gene encoding fibroblast growth factor 8 isoform X6 — its product is MGSPRSALSCLLLHLLVLCLQAQVTVQSSPNFTQHVREQSLVTDQLSRRLIRTYQLYSRTSGKHVQVLANKRINAMAEDGDPFAKLIVETDTFGSRVRVRGAETGLYICMNKKGKLIAKSNGKGKDCVFTEIVLENNYTALQNAKYEGWYMAFTRKGRPRKGSKTRQHQREVHFMKRLPRGHHTTEQSLRFEFLNYPPFTRSLRGSQRTWAPEPR